Proteins encoded within one genomic window of Vanrija pseudolonga chromosome 3, complete sequence:
- the PPP4R2r gene encoding Serine/threonine-protein phosphatase 4 regulatory subunit 2: MPPPAAASLSPPEKVGHDPILERLAVTGTFDVDWPTLQKHLHTALVAALPLFLAKGQPQSQAGRISIQPARSPTITRQGGPGVGESLLLSPSARPVGEGWSHESAEGSGSRLSPGGLEGSASPESALRPSTPGGLVIAPFPPLDPNARRRSMSAPGGNMSAPGGSPKINGGGVGGRGGNPYDEEWDEEILIGGRKLPGWLDEEEGRRDVDKVATKLDELPFAPFTVQRLAELLIAPTAMHSTIGKFLRAVDKTLNVTTPYAPPSYTYVPPSALPITLSPGSPHSSMSAESDVDSTVPPGSMTPMFSPIPFLAIRPDMEMLGEGRTDEALMSPLLLGESSRMGGAGSVFASQQQQQPQQQQHQQQQQQQQQQRPEQAAGRRSPTPEPEDDAEPTATEATSNGASDPPAASSSEAEAEVTDPGHQPYLGRVDELDSGPITANGHSADKDKDEHDDGPRGVGEAGNMTPHGMSDRPVPLSSTTVITESEREIAPVPRTRSQSTSIATEEEEEAKEEKIEAETA; this comes from the exons ATGCCgcctccagcagcagcctcgtTGAGCCCGCCAGAGAAGG TTGGTCATGACCCCATCCTCGAAAGGCTTGCCGTGACGGGGACATTCGA CGTCGACTGGCCAACGTTGCAGAAGCACCTACAcaccgcgctcgtcgctgcgctgccACTGTTTCTCGCCAAGGGCCAGCCGCAGAGCCAGGCCGGGCGTATCAGCATTCAGCCAGCGCGTTCTCCGACGATCACAAGACAAGGCGGACCAGGCGTCGGCGAGTCGCTActgttgtcgccgtcggcgcgtcccGTCGGAGAAGGCTGGTCGCATGAGTCGGCCGAAGGGAGCGGGAGCCGGCTGTCCCCTGGAGGGTTGGaaggctcggcgtcgcccgagTCTGCACTCCGTCCGTCCACACCTGGTGGACTCGTGATCgcccccttccctcccctgGATCCGAATGCGCGCCGCAGGAGCATGTCTGCGCCAGGAGGGAACATGTCTGCGCCAGGAGGGAGCCCGAAGATCAacggcgggggtgtgggcggCAGAGGAGGCAACCCGTACGACGAAGAGTGGGACGAGGAGATTCTCATCGGTGGCCGCAAGTTGCCAGGATGGctggatgaggaggaaggccgCAGGGATGTTGACAAGGTCGCTACCAAGCTTGACGAGTTGCCATT CGCTCCCTTCACCGTCCAGCGCCTTGCCGAGTTGCTGATTGCGCCGACCGCGATGCACTCGACAATAGGCAAGTTCCTCCGAGCAGTCGACAAGACGCTCAACGTCACGACGCCGTATGCTCCGCCGTCGTACACGTACGTGCCACCGTCAGCGCTCCCTATCACCTTGAGCCCGGGATCCCCACACTCGTCAATGTCCGCCGAATCGGATGTCGACTCCACAGTCCCACCGGGGTCCATGACGCCCATGTTCAGCCCCATCCCCTTCCTTGCGATTCGACCAGACATGGAGATGCTGGGAGAGGGTCGCACGGACGAAGCACTCATGTCGCCGCTTCTTCTCGGAGAGAGTTCAAGGATGGGTGGGGCGGGTTCCGTGttcgccagccagcagcaacagcagcctcagcagcagcagcaccaacaacagcagcaacagcagcagcagcagcggcccgAGCAGGCAGCCGGCCGGCGATCGCCCACGCCGGAGCCAGAGGATGATGCTGAGCCGACAGCAACAGAGGCGACGTCAAACGGGGCGTCAGATCCGCcagcagcctcctcctccgaggccgaggccgaagtTACAGACCCAGGGCATCAGCCGTACCTCGGCCGggtggacgagctggacTCTGGGCCAATCACGGCCAACGGCCACTCGGCagacaaggacaaggacgaacacgacgacggcccacgtggtgtcggcgaggcgggcaaCATGACCCCTCACGGCATGAGCGATCGCCCCGTCCCTCTTAGCAGTACGACTGTTATCACCGAGAGCGAGCGTGAGATTGCCCCTGTCCCGCGGACACGGTCCCAGTCAACATCAATAGCgaccgaggaagaggaagaggcgaAAGAGGAGAAGATCGAGGCGGAGACGGCGTAG
- the YDJ1 gene encoding Mitochondrial protein import protein MAS5 encodes MVKETTMFPPPPPAIPRLLPYRPATYQPTVALFSDLLGVSPSAGDDEIKKAYRKKALKHHPDKGGDPELFKELTHAYEVLSDNNKRAVYDQAGKEGLENGGPGGMGGMDPQDLFSQLFGGGGGGFFGGGGGRPSGPRRGKDLVHRIAVTLEDLYRGKVQKLALSKSVICKGCDGRGGKKGAVKTCPSCRGQGVKVMFRQLGPMMQQIQQPCNECEGTGEIMDPKDRCKTCHGKKVVSERKVLEVHIDKGMKSGQQIKFNGESDQAPGIVPGDVVIVIEEKPHARFQRKGDDLFTEADIDLLTALAGGEFTIPHLDDRTLHVTIVPGEIIKPGALKTITGQGMPSYRHHELGDLFVRLNVIFPDSLDPTAFPLLEKALPKRPELPKLEKGHHLDEVTLEEPNDRQRRTAASNGDDMDEDDDDRPGVQCAQQ; translated from the exons ATGGTCAAGGAGAC TACTA TGTtccctccaccaccacctgccattcctcgccttctcccGTATCGCCCCGCTACCTACCAACCCACTGTTGCGCTATTTAGCGACCTTCTCGGCGTTTCGCCCTCTGCCGGCGATGACGAGATCAAGAAGGCCTACAGGAAAAA GGCCCTCAAGCACCACCCCGACAAGGGCGGTGACCCCGAGCTCTTCAAGGAGTTGACGCACGC CTACGAGGTCCTCTCGGACAACAACAAGCGTGCCGTCTACGACCAGGCGGGCAAGGAGGGCCTTGAGAACGGCGGCcccggcggcatgggcggcatggACCCCCAGGACCTGTTCAGCCAGCTGttcggcggtggcggcggcggtttcttcggtggtggtg GTGGTCGTCCCTCgggccctcgccgaggcaaGGACCTCGTCCACCGCATTGCCGTTACGCTCGAGGACCTGTACCGCGGCAAGGTGCAGAAGCTCGCGCTCTCCAAGTCGGTCATCTGCAAGGGCTGCGACGGTCGTGGTGGCAAGAAGGGCGCTGTCAAGACGTGTCCTTCATGCCGCGGTCAGGGTGTCAAGGTCATGttccgccagctcggccccATGATGCAGCAGATCCAGCAGCCCTGTAACGAGTGTGAGGGCACTGGTGAGATCATGGACCCCAAGGACCGGTGCAAGACCTGCCACGGCAAGAAGGTCGTTTCGGAGcgcaaggtcctcgaggtccACATCGACAAGGGCATGAAGTCTGGCCAGCAGATCAAGTTCAACGGCGAGTCGGACCAGGCGCCTGGCATTGTACCGGGAGATGTGGTTATTGTTATCGAGGAGAAGCCCCACGCCCGCTTCCAGCGCAAGGGTGACGACCTcttcaccgaggccgacatcGACCTCCTCACTGCcctggccggcggcgagttCACCATCccccacctcgacgaccgcaCTCTGCACGTCACGATTGTCCCCGGCGAGATCATCAAGCCCGGAGCTCTCAAGACCATCACTGGCCAGGGTATGCCCTCGTACCGCCAccacgagctgggcgacctGTTTGTGCGCCTCAACGTCATCTTCCCCGACAGCCTCGACCCCACCGCGTTCCCTCTGCTTGAGAAGGCCCTGCCCAAGCGCCCCGAGCTGcccaagctcgagaagggccaccacctcgacgaggttaCCCTTGAGGAGCCCAAcgaccgccagcgccgcaccgctgcgtcgaacggcgacgacatggacgaggatgacgatgacCGCCCGGGAGTCCAGTGCGCGCAGc AATAA